One Methylophaga marina DNA window includes the following coding sequences:
- a CDS encoding SDR family oxidoreductase, with amino-acid sequence MTQTALVTGSNRGIGLELCRQLKEKGMHVIATCRKASSELNALNVEVIEDVEVSQPKSLAKLAESLGSRKIDWLINNAGIAGGIGLGQIDEEAIDDFVRMYRVNSLGPLLTTQALLKHLGQGSKVGIITSRMGSIDDNDSGGSYAYRMSKSAVNAAGKSLSVDLKPKGIALAILHPGWVRTDMTGHGGLIDPDESAAGLIQRMEELSLETSGTFWHTNGEILPW; translated from the coding sequence ATGACGCAAACAGCACTAGTGACCGGAAGTAACCGCGGGATTGGATTGGAACTCTGCCGTCAGCTTAAAGAAAAAGGGATGCATGTTATTGCAACCTGCCGCAAAGCTTCATCTGAATTAAACGCCTTAAATGTAGAAGTCATTGAGGATGTGGAAGTGAGTCAGCCGAAAAGCTTGGCTAAACTGGCTGAGTCATTAGGAAGTAGAAAAATAGATTGGCTTATCAATAATGCCGGTATTGCCGGTGGGATTGGGCTTGGGCAAATAGATGAAGAGGCGATTGATGACTTTGTCAGAATGTATCGTGTGAATAGTCTTGGCCCCTTACTGACCACTCAAGCACTTCTTAAGCACTTGGGTCAGGGTAGTAAAGTCGGCATTATTACTAGCCGTATGGGCTCGATTGATGATAATGATTCTGGCGGAAGTTATGCCTACCGCATGTCTAAATCAGCCGTGAACGCTGCCGGGAAATCTCTGTCGGTTGACTTGAAACCCAAGGGCATTGCTTTAGCTATTTTACATCCAGGCTGGGTACGTACTGATATGACCGGCCATGGTGGTTTGATTGATCCCGATGAATCAGCAGCAGGACTTATCCAACGTATGGAAGAATTATCACTCGAAACCAGTGGCACCTTCTGGCACACGAATGGTGAAATATTGCCTTGGTAA
- the mtnA gene encoding S-methyl-5-thioribose-1-phosphate isomerase, which translates to MTRLLQTIEPILWRDEQLHLLDQRVLPHTEKWLTYHDSDAVAEAIKLMVVRGAPAIGVTAAYAVVLAAREAWFSAGENWKEAVEPALKRLTSSRPTAVNLSWAIERMKQACASLSKYESPEPVLLALADRIQQEDIKANRTMGQYGADLLDNDSIVLTHCNAGALATAGFGTALGVIRQGFLDGKIEHVYVDETRPWLQGSRLTAWELMQEGIPMTLQADVAAGALMASGRLDWVIVGADRIASNGDTANKIGTYSLAVLAKYHGVKVMVVAPTTTIDWLLENGSLIPIEQRMSSEVSEIGGHVIAPVEVPVSNPAFDVTPASLIDAIVTEEGVVSNPSKEKMQQLKKEGK; encoded by the coding sequence TTGACCAGATTATTACAGACAATTGAACCCATCTTATGGCGTGATGAACAACTCCATTTGCTTGATCAGCGTGTATTACCCCATACCGAGAAGTGGTTGACTTACCATGATTCTGATGCCGTGGCAGAAGCCATTAAATTAATGGTGGTGCGGGGGGCGCCGGCTATTGGTGTCACTGCGGCTTATGCTGTGGTGTTAGCGGCAAGAGAAGCCTGGTTCAGTGCTGGTGAAAACTGGAAAGAAGCTGTGGAACCTGCACTAAAAAGACTAACAAGCTCAAGGCCAACGGCGGTGAATTTATCTTGGGCGATTGAGCGTATGAAACAAGCCTGCGCTTCATTGTCTAAATATGAATCACCTGAACCAGTTTTGCTGGCGCTGGCTGATCGCATACAGCAAGAAGACATTAAAGCAAATAGAACCATGGGGCAGTATGGTGCTGATTTGCTGGATAATGACAGTATCGTGTTAACGCACTGTAATGCGGGGGCTCTTGCCACGGCGGGTTTTGGCACAGCATTAGGCGTTATTCGTCAGGGCTTCTTGGATGGCAAAATTGAGCATGTCTATGTCGATGAAACTCGGCCATGGTTGCAAGGTAGTCGGTTAACGGCATGGGAGCTCATGCAAGAAGGCATTCCGATGACCTTGCAAGCTGATGTGGCTGCTGGCGCATTGATGGCTAGTGGCCGCTTGGACTGGGTTATTGTTGGTGCTGATAGAATTGCCTCAAACGGTGATACGGCGAATAAAATTGGTACGTATTCATTAGCTGTTTTAGCGAAATATCATGGTGTGAAAGTGATGGTGGTCGCCCCAACGACAACAATTGACTGGTTGCTCGAAAACGGTAGCCTGATTCCGATTGAACAACGCATGAGTTCTGAAGTCTCAGAAATAGGTGGGCATGTCATTGCGCCGGTAGAGGTGCCTGTTTCGAATCCGGCATTTGATGTCACGCCAGCATCGTTAATTGATGCCATTGTGACGGAAGAGGGCGTGGTCAGTAATCCATCAAAAGAAAAAATGCAGCAACTAAAAAAGGAGGGCAAATAA
- a CDS encoding TRZ/ATZ family hydrolase — translation MENVDLIINARWVVPVTKDQTVLENHAIIVKDARIVALLPQEQAKQLYSANVIHDLSEHCLIPGLINNHAHTPMSLFRGLADDLPLMTWLNDHIWPAENAYVSDAFVEAGSALAIAEMIRGGTTYFNDMYFFPDATARIVDKSGIRASLGIVVIEFPTNWASSVEEYLHKGHQLHDHYRHHPRINTIYSPHAPYTVANKTLEQIITNAEEMDMPISMHIHETADEVAHSLKEYGVRPLERLQHIGLLSPRLLAVHMTQLTSDEIKWCAEAGVHIAHCPESNLKLASGFCPVAELHKNDINVTIGTDGAASNNDLDMFAEMRQTALLAKAVAGDAAAVPAHTALEMATINAAKSLGMEQEIGSLEVGKQADIVAVQLSDIETQPVYDVVSQLVYASSRDKVTDVWVAGKQLLNSRQLLTLNETKVIQDAQQWAIKIGSQGQ, via the coding sequence ATGGAAAATGTCGATCTGATCATCAATGCACGCTGGGTAGTTCCAGTAACAAAAGACCAAACCGTGTTAGAAAACCACGCCATCATTGTCAAGGATGCACGTATTGTAGCGCTTCTGCCACAAGAACAGGCAAAACAGCTTTATTCTGCAAATGTTATCCATGATCTCAGTGAGCATTGTTTAATTCCCGGTTTAATCAATAACCATGCGCATACACCCATGTCATTGTTTAGAGGCTTAGCGGACGACTTACCGTTGATGACCTGGCTCAATGATCATATCTGGCCGGCAGAAAATGCCTATGTAAGTGATGCCTTTGTTGAAGCAGGTAGTGCACTTGCCATCGCAGAGATGATACGTGGAGGCACGACCTATTTTAATGATATGTATTTTTTCCCTGATGCCACGGCTAGAATCGTGGATAAATCAGGTATTCGCGCCAGTCTGGGCATTGTTGTCATTGAGTTTCCTACAAACTGGGCCAGCTCGGTAGAAGAGTATTTGCATAAGGGGCATCAACTACACGATCACTATCGTCACCACCCTCGAATCAACACCATTTATTCGCCGCATGCGCCTTACACTGTGGCAAACAAAACTCTGGAACAGATCATTACCAATGCCGAAGAAATGGATATGCCCATCAGTATGCATATTCATGAGACTGCCGATGAAGTTGCCCACAGTTTAAAGGAATATGGCGTAAGGCCGCTCGAGCGTTTGCAACACATCGGACTACTTTCTCCAAGGCTGCTTGCTGTTCATATGACACAACTGACCTCCGATGAAATAAAGTGGTGCGCCGAAGCGGGTGTTCACATCGCTCATTGCCCTGAATCAAATTTAAAACTGGCTAGTGGGTTTTGTCCGGTAGCTGAGCTGCATAAAAATGACATCAATGTCACGATTGGAACAGATGGTGCAGCATCTAATAACGATCTAGATATGTTTGCAGAAATGCGACAAACCGCTTTATTGGCTAAAGCCGTGGCGGGTGATGCGGCAGCCGTACCAGCACACACGGCCTTAGAAATGGCGACCATAAATGCGGCAAAATCATTGGGAATGGAGCAAGAAATTGGCTCACTCGAAGTAGGCAAACAAGCTGATATCGTTGCTGTTCAGTTATCAGATATCGAAACACAGCCGGTTTATGATGTGGTATCTCAGCTGGTGTATGCCAGCAGCCGTGATAAAGTCACTGATGTCTGGGTGGCTGGTAAACAATTACTAAACTCACGCCAACTTCTGACATTGAATGAAACAAAAGTTATTCAAGACGCCCAACAGTGGGCAATCAAAATAGGATCACAGGGTCAATGA
- the ubiG gene encoding bifunctional 2-polyprenyl-6-hydroxyphenol methylase/3-demethylubiquinol 3-O-methyltransferase UbiG, which produces MSQTQANVDLNEVAKFDALASSWWDLEGQSKPLHDLNPIRLAYIAKRTTLSDANVIDVGCGGGILSEALAKSGANVTGIDMGEMPLNIAKLHALEAGLTINYQQITAEEMASQQPEHYDVVTCLEMLEHVPDPASIIQACADMVKPGGDVFFSTLNRHPKAYLLAVLGAEYVMKMLPKGTHDYKRFIRPAELSAWCRQAGLKAKDITGMNYNPLTRQFSLGSDVKVNYLIHCKKI; this is translated from the coding sequence ATGAGCCAAACTCAAGCAAATGTCGACTTAAATGAAGTAGCAAAATTTGATGCTTTAGCATCAAGTTGGTGGGACCTGGAAGGTCAATCAAAACCGTTGCATGATCTGAATCCAATTCGTTTAGCTTACATTGCAAAACGAACAACATTGTCAGATGCCAATGTTATTGACGTGGGCTGCGGTGGCGGTATTCTTTCTGAAGCCTTGGCAAAAAGTGGAGCCAATGTGACCGGTATCGACATGGGTGAAATGCCATTGAATATAGCAAAGCTACATGCCTTAGAAGCTGGTCTGACCATCAATTATCAACAGATCACAGCTGAAGAAATGGCTAGCCAGCAGCCTGAGCATTATGATGTCGTCACCTGTCTTGAAATGCTGGAGCATGTCCCAGATCCAGCCTCTATTATTCAAGCATGTGCCGATATGGTGAAACCAGGTGGTGATGTCTTCTTTTCGACATTAAACCGTCACCCTAAGGCCTATCTTCTGGCTGTACTGGGTGCAGAATACGTTATGAAAATGTTGCCAAAAGGCACTCATGACTACAAACGCTTTATTCGTCCAGCTGAATTATCTGCTTGGTGCCGACAAGCTGGGCTCAAGGCCAAAGATATCACTGGAATGAATTACAATCCTCTGACTCGACAGTTTAGTCTTGGCAGCGACGTAAAGGTCAACTACCTCATCCACTGCAAAAAAATCTAA
- a CDS encoding HAD family hydrolase — MPKYDAVFFDLDGTLVDTAPDLAYALNQVLAEHQAPSLSLETIRPVASDGSPGLIKLAFGLTPDAPEYQAIQARFIELYRLHITRESKLFNGLDKVLQTIEKSGSKWGVITNKPAFLTAPLMQALSLSERASCIVSGDTTAHSKPHPDPMLFACNVAKVKPENCLYIGDAERDIEAGNVVNMDTLIAHYGYLKSTDRPESWQAKGTIYKPEEILNWI, encoded by the coding sequence ATGCCAAAATACGATGCTGTGTTTTTTGACCTGGATGGCACACTGGTCGATACCGCCCCAGATTTAGCTTATGCACTTAATCAGGTACTAGCTGAACATCAAGCCCCCTCGCTCTCACTGGAAACCATCCGTCCAGTCGCGAGTGATGGAAGTCCAGGACTAATTAAGCTCGCTTTTGGCCTAACACCTGACGCTCCTGAATATCAGGCAATACAAGCACGATTTATTGAACTATATCGTTTGCATATCACTCGTGAATCCAAGCTCTTTAATGGTCTGGACAAGGTTCTTCAAACAATTGAAAAGAGTGGTTCAAAATGGGGAGTGATTACGAACAAACCTGCATTTCTCACCGCCCCTTTGATGCAAGCATTAAGCCTGAGTGAGCGGGCAAGTTGTATCGTGAGTGGAGATACCACAGCCCATAGCAAACCTCACCCAGATCCGATGCTATTTGCATGTAATGTCGCTAAGGTTAAGCCTGAAAACTGCTTATATATCGGTGATGCTGAGCGCGATATTGAGGCAGGCAATGTTGTGAATATGGACACGCTCATCGCCCATTATGGCTACTTAAAAAGTACTGATCGACCTGAAAGCTGGCAGGCCAAAGGCACGATTTATAAACCGGAAGAAATCCTGAATTGGATTTAA
- the hpnC gene encoding squalene synthase HpnC, with product MASNKDLVAAYDFCLTLAKSHYENFPVASVLLPKRLRKPIAVIYAFARTADDFADEGQFNRAERIANLQSYHKNLTDIEHRKYTGTDPIFIALDDVITQFQLPIYLFNDLLSAFMQDVVKKRYQTMEDVLDYCQRSANPVGRLLLHLNGQPTQQQLSESDAICTSLQLINFYQDILQDKVENDRIYIPQQMLAEAGLTEDDITSTNSRKLAPLLRHLFQQTMDTMNEGVELGNAIQGRLGWEIRAMTLGGIETLNILMAQNDDNIFSRPRLTRTTQLKVLLFSLSKNYLKRH from the coding sequence ATGGCATCGAATAAAGACTTGGTTGCAGCGTATGATTTTTGCTTAACACTTGCAAAATCTCACTACGAGAATTTCCCAGTCGCCTCAGTTTTGCTTCCCAAGCGCCTAAGAAAACCCATTGCTGTTATTTATGCTTTTGCACGCACTGCAGATGATTTTGCTGACGAAGGGCAATTTAACAGAGCTGAGCGGATAGCAAATCTACAAAGCTACCACAAGAATCTGACTGATATAGAGCATAGAAAATATACCGGCACTGATCCAATCTTCATCGCGCTTGATGATGTCATCACGCAGTTTCAGTTACCCATCTATTTATTTAATGACTTGCTGTCAGCTTTTATGCAGGACGTTGTCAAAAAACGCTATCAAACGATGGAAGACGTTTTGGATTACTGTCAACGCTCTGCTAACCCAGTTGGTCGTTTATTACTGCATTTGAATGGTCAGCCCACTCAACAGCAGCTGAGTGAATCTGACGCAATTTGCACATCTTTGCAGTTAATTAATTTTTATCAGGATATTCTGCAAGATAAAGTAGAGAACGACAGGATATATATCCCTCAACAAATGCTTGCCGAAGCAGGACTGACCGAGGATGACATTACTTCCACAAATAGCCGTAAATTAGCTCCCCTGCTTCGTCATCTATTTCAACAAACCATGGATACCATGAATGAAGGTGTTGAGCTTGGTAATGCTATTCAGGGACGATTGGGCTGGGAAATCAGAGCAATGACGTTGGGAGGAATAGAAACATTAAACATATTAATGGCTCAAAATGATGACAACATTTTCAGCCGACCAAGGTTGACACGCACAACACAACTTAAAGTTTTATTGTTTAGCCTGTCAAAAAACTATTTGAAACGTCACTAA
- the rplQ gene encoding 50S ribosomal protein L17 translates to MRHRNSGRKLNRNSSHRKAMFKNMATSLFEHEIIRTTLPKAKELRGVVEPLITLGKKDSVANRRLAFARLGDREAVTKLFNVIGPRSASRPGGYVRILKTGFRQGDKAPMAIVELVDRDIQESEAAE, encoded by the coding sequence ATGCGTCATCGTAATTCTGGTCGTAAATTAAATCGTAACAGCAGCCACAGAAAGGCTATGTTCAAAAACATGGCTACATCTTTGTTTGAACACGAAATCATTCGTACCACTTTGCCTAAGGCTAAAGAGTTACGTGGTGTCGTTGAGCCTCTGATTACTTTAGGCAAAAAAGATTCTGTAGCGAATCGCCGCTTGGCTTTCGCAAGACTTGGCGATAGAGAAGCTGTAACAAAGCTTTTCAATGTCATTGGTCCACGTTCAGCTAGTCGCCCTGGTGGCTATGTAAGAATCCTGAAAACAGGATTCCGTCAAGGTGATAAAGCCCCAATGGCGATCGTGGAGCTAGTAGACAGAGATATTCAAGAGTCAGAAGCTGCTGAATAA
- a CDS encoding DNA-directed RNA polymerase subunit alpha, whose amino-acid sequence MTTYTSQFLKPRIVDIQKFSDTRTRLVLEPLERGFGHTLGNALRRILLSSMEGAAVVEAQIDGVVHEYSAIDGVQEDVLDILLNMKGIAVKLHEGNEVVLTLNKEGVGPVTAADIQLPHNVEIVNPEHVIANLTGGSLSITFKVTKGRGYSAANTRNVGEDEDRAIGQLYLDASFSPVRLVTYSVESARVENRTDLDKLIIDVETDGTLEAEDSIKYAATILSDQLTSFVDFTVIEESVSEPKQPAVDPALLQAIDDLDLTVRSANCLKAENIYYVGDLIQRTEMELLKTPNLGKKSLTEIKEVLASKGLSLGMHLDNWPPASLEQK is encoded by the coding sequence ATGACGACTTACACGAGTCAATTTCTAAAACCAAGGATCGTAGATATCCAAAAGTTTAGTGATACGCGTACACGTCTTGTACTTGAGCCGTTAGAGCGTGGCTTTGGTCATACTTTAGGTAATGCACTGCGCAGAATCTTATTGTCTTCAATGGAGGGTGCTGCAGTTGTTGAAGCCCAAATCGATGGTGTTGTACATGAGTACTCTGCTATTGATGGTGTTCAAGAAGATGTCTTAGATATTCTTCTTAACATGAAAGGTATTGCGGTCAAACTTCATGAAGGCAATGAAGTCGTTTTGACTCTTAACAAAGAAGGTGTGGGCCCAGTCACAGCAGCTGATATTCAGTTACCACATAATGTTGAGATAGTGAATCCAGAACATGTCATCGCTAATCTCACAGGTGGTAGCCTTTCTATTACGTTTAAAGTAACTAAAGGTCGTGGCTACTCTGCAGCAAATACTCGTAATGTTGGTGAAGATGAAGACCGTGCTATTGGACAGCTCTATCTAGATGCCTCGTTCAGTCCAGTTCGTTTGGTTACATATAGCGTAGAAAGTGCACGTGTTGAAAACCGTACAGACTTAGACAAGCTAATCATTGATGTTGAAACAGATGGTACACTTGAAGCTGAAGACAGCATCAAATATGCGGCTACTATCTTAAGTGACCAGCTGACTTCATTTGTTGATTTCACTGTCATTGAAGAAAGTGTATCTGAACCAAAACAACCTGCTGTAGATCCAGCACTACTTCAAGCAATCGATGATCTTGATCTTACTGTGAGATCAGCAAACTGTTTGAAAGCAGAAAATATTTATTATGTAGGTGACTTAATTCAGCGTACAGAAATGGAATTGCTGAAAACACCGAACTTGGGTAAAAAGTCATTAACGGAAATTAAAGAAGTATTAGCCTCAAAAGGTTTGTCATTAGGTATGCACCTTGATAATTGGCCACCTGCTTCTTTAGAGCAAAAATAA
- the rpsD gene encoding 30S ribosomal protein S4: protein MGKYRGPTCKLSRREGTDLFLKSRGNPIESKCKIETKPGQHGARRGRDSDYAMQLRAKQRIRRIYGVLEKQFRNYYKSADQKKGATGVNLLSMLEQRLDNVVYRMGFAGTRAEARQLVSHKAILVNGKATNIPSYQVKEGDVVEIREKAKKQERIANAMSVAEQLGFPEWVEVNTKAFSGTFKRLPERDELPAELSENLVVELYSK from the coding sequence ATGGGAAAATATCGTGGCCCAACTTGTAAATTAAGCCGTAGAGAAGGTACGGATCTGTTCTTGAAGAGCAGAGGCAACCCAATCGAAAGTAAATGCAAGATTGAAACAAAACCAGGTCAACATGGCGCTCGTAGAGGTCGTGACTCTGACTATGCAATGCAGCTTCGTGCTAAACAGCGTATTCGTCGTATTTATGGTGTTTTAGAAAAACAATTCCGTAACTACTACAAATCAGCAGATCAAAAGAAAGGTGCTACAGGTGTCAATCTGTTAAGCATGCTTGAACAGCGTTTAGATAACGTTGTTTACAGAATGGGCTTTGCTGGTACACGTGCCGAAGCGAGACAACTTGTTTCACATAAAGCTATTTTAGTTAATGGAAAAGCAACAAATATTCCTTCGTATCAAGTTAAAGAAGGTGATGTTGTAGAGATCCGTGAAAAAGCTAAGAAGCAAGAGCGTATTGCTAACGCAATGTCTGTTGCTGAACAATTAGGTTTTCCTGAATGGGTTGAAGTGAATACAAAAGCATTTTCTGGCACATTTAAACGTTTACCAGAACGTGATGAGCTTCCAGCCGAACTTTCAGAAAACTTGGTTGTAGAGCTTTACTCGAAATAA
- the rpsK gene encoding 30S ribosomal protein S11 translates to MANSSARQRKRVKKNVVDGVAHVHASFNNTIVTITDRQGNALSWATSGGCGFRGSRKSTPFAAQVAAEKAGEVAKEFGMKNLDVEIKGPGPGRESAVRALNNLGFKITNISDVTPIPHNGCRPPKRRRV, encoded by the coding sequence ATGGCAAATTCATCAGCACGACAACGTAAACGTGTTAAAAAGAATGTTGTTGATGGCGTAGCACATGTGCACGCTTCATTTAACAACACAATCGTTACTATAACGGATCGTCAAGGTAATGCCTTGTCATGGGCAACATCTGGTGGTTGTGGTTTCCGCGGTTCACGTAAAAGCACTCCTTTCGCAGCACAGGTTGCTGCTGAGAAAGCTGGAGAAGTCGCTAAAGAATTTGGTATGAAGAACCTTGATGTAGAAATCAAAGGTCCTGGTCCAGGTCGTGAGTCAGCTGTAAGAGCTCTGAATAACTTAGGTTTTAAAATCACTAATATTTCAGACGTTACACCAATTCCTCACAACGGTTGCCGTCCACCTAAGCGTCGCCGCGTTTAA
- the rpsM gene encoding 30S ribosomal protein S13, with protein MARIAGINVPVQKHTVIALTSIYGIGRTRAQSICEAAGIAPDTKVRDLSEQEVEVLRTEVAKFTVEGDLRREVSMDIKRLKDLGCFRGVRHRRGLPVRGQRTKTNARTRKGPRRMVK; from the coding sequence ATGGCTCGTATAGCTGGTATTAATGTTCCTGTGCAGAAGCACACTGTAATTGCTTTAACATCAATTTACGGTATTGGACGCACACGTGCTCAATCAATCTGTGAAGCTGCTGGAATCGCTCCAGACACAAAAGTAAGGGATTTGTCTGAGCAAGAAGTCGAAGTGCTTCGTACAGAAGTTGCAAAATTCACTGTAGAAGGTGATTTACGTCGTGAAGTATCTATGGATATCAAACGGTTGAAAGACCTTGGCTGTTTCCGTGGTGTTCGCCACCGTAGAGGTCTTCCGGTTCGCGGCCAAAGAACTAAAACAAATGCAAGGACTCGTAAAGGTCCTCGCCGTATGGTTAAGTAA
- the rpmJ gene encoding 50S ribosomal protein L36, with product MKVQASVKKICRNCKIVKRNGVLRVICTEARHKQRQG from the coding sequence ATGAAAGTTCAGGCGTCAGTTAAAAAGATTTGTCGCAATTGTAAAATTGTAAAAAGAAATGGTGTTTTACGGGTTATCTGTACAGAAGCTCGTCATAAACAGCGCCAAGGTTAA
- the secY gene encoding preprotein translocase subunit SecY translates to MEKNRQQAAAAMLGNGKFGELKSRLLFVLGALIVYRMGTFMPVPGIDPAALAIMFEQQKGTILDMFNMFSGGALQRLSVFALGIMPYISASIIMQLLTVVHPKLEQLKKEGAAGKRKITQYTRYGTLVLATFQALGIAIALESQSASGVNVVIDPGFVFRITAVITLVTGTMFLMWLGEQITERGIGNGISLIIFAGIVAGLPAAVGGTLELARTGQLHAFLVIALIILALAVTAFVVFVERAQRRIPVHYAKRQQGRKMIAGQVTHLPLKLNMAGVIPPIFASSIILFPATIAGWFGSTDGMGWLKDISTLMSPGQPMYVMAYAVAIVFFCFFYTALVFNPKETAENLQKSGAFIPGIRPGEQTARYIDTVMGRLTLAGAIYITAVCLLPEFLILYWSVPFYFGGTSLLIIVVVVMDFVSQVQSHMMSQQYESLMKKSNKNNGGMSGFLG, encoded by the coding sequence GTGGAAAAAAACAGACAACAAGCTGCTGCAGCTATGCTCGGAAACGGTAAGTTTGGCGAATTGAAAAGTCGCCTACTATTCGTTTTAGGTGCATTGATCGTATATCGTATGGGGACATTTATGCCTGTTCCAGGCATTGACCCGGCGGCATTAGCGATTATGTTTGAACAGCAAAAAGGAACCATCTTAGACATGTTTAACATGTTTTCTGGTGGCGCCTTGCAGCGTTTGTCTGTTTTTGCTCTCGGTATCATGCCGTATATCTCAGCTTCCATCATCATGCAGCTTTTAACTGTTGTTCACCCTAAACTTGAACAACTTAAGAAGGAAGGCGCAGCTGGTAAAAGAAAAATTACGCAATATACCCGCTACGGCACGCTGGTTCTGGCTACATTCCAAGCTCTAGGTATTGCTATTGCATTAGAATCACAAAGTGCATCTGGTGTAAATGTTGTCATCGACCCAGGCTTTGTTTTCCGTATAACAGCAGTTATTACTCTAGTTACAGGAACAATGTTCTTAATGTGGCTTGGTGAGCAGATCACTGAACGTGGCATTGGTAACGGCATTTCATTAATCATCTTTGCTGGTATTGTCGCGGGATTACCTGCTGCAGTAGGTGGTACGTTAGAATTAGCGAGAACGGGTCAACTTCATGCTTTCTTAGTTATCGCTCTAATAATACTTGCGTTGGCTGTGACAGCATTTGTTGTCTTCGTCGAGAGAGCACAGCGCCGTATACCTGTGCATTATGCAAAACGCCAGCAAGGTAGAAAAATGATTGCTGGGCAGGTTACACATCTTCCATTAAAGCTGAATATGGCAGGTGTCATACCTCCAATTTTTGCTTCAAGTATCATACTGTTTCCTGCTACAATAGCCGGCTGGTTCGGCTCAACTGATGGTATGGGCTGGTTGAAGGATATATCTACACTGATGTCTCCTGGTCAACCAATGTATGTTATGGCTTACGCTGTAGCTATTGTTTTCTTCTGTTTCTTCTACACTGCTTTAGTGTTTAATCCTAAAGAAACTGCAGAGAACTTACAAAAGTCTGGCGCTTTTATTCCTGGTATTCGTCCAGGCGAACAAACAGCTAGATATATTGATACAGTGATGGGGCGTTTAACCTTAGCTGGAGCTATATATATTACTGCGGTGTGTTTGCTGCCAGAGTTTCTGATTTTATATTGGAGTGTTCCATTCTATTTTGGTGGTACATCTCTGCTGATTATCGTTGTTGTGGTAATGGATTTTGTTTCTCAAGTCCAGTCTCACATGATGTCTCAGCAGTATGAAAGTTTGATGAAAAAGTCAAATAAAAATAATGGTGGGATGTCTGGCTTTTTAGGCTAG
- the rplO gene encoding 50S ribosomal protein L15, translated as MNLNTLAPAEGEKKSAKRVGRGIGSGLGKTCGRGHKGQKSRSGGFHKRGFEGGQMPLQRRLPKVGFSSRVGRTTAEIRLDDLKKVTADTIDLLSLKSAGLVPENTLRVKVINSGEIKSAVNLKGIVATAGAKSAIEAAGGKVEE; from the coding sequence ATGAACCTAAATACACTTGCTCCTGCTGAAGGTGAGAAAAAATCAGCAAAACGCGTCGGACGTGGAATCGGATCTGGTTTAGGCAAAACTTGTGGCCGTGGTCACAAAGGTCAGAAATCTCGCTCTGGCGGATTTCACAAGAGAGGTTTTGAAGGTGGTCAAATGCCTTTACAACGTCGTCTACCTAAAGTCGGTTTCAGTTCACGTGTTGGTCGTACAACGGCAGAGATTCGTCTGGATGATCTGAAAAAAGTGACAGCAGACACTATTGACCTGTTATCGCTGAAATCAGCTGGCCTTGTCCCAGAAAATACATTGCGTGTAAAAGTGATTAACTCAGGTGAGATTAAATCTGCAGTTAATTTGAAAGGCATTGTTGCAACCGCAGGCGCAAAAAGTGCGATTGAGGCTGCAGGCGGAAAAGTCGAAGAGTAA
- the rpmD gene encoding 50S ribosomal protein L30, whose amino-acid sequence MSSQAKLKVTLVKSTIGRLAKHKACVSGLGLRKTGSSAIVLDTPENRGMINHVSYLLKVEEV is encoded by the coding sequence ATGTCATCACAAGCTAAATTGAAAGTCACCTTGGTGAAAAGTACCATCGGTCGTCTAGCAAAACATAAAGCATGTGTATCTGGTTTAGGTCTTAGAAAAACTGGAAGCAGTGCCATCGTGCTAGATACACCTGAAAATCGAGGCATGATTAACCATGTATCGTATTTATTAAAGGTTGAGGAAGTTTAA